AAATTTACATTTTTTAGgccaaaactgaaatcaaactgaataaattttcatttttcaaaatcaaaactaaactgAATTTTTTCAATTCTAGAAAAATTCATAAAGTTGAAACTCCAAATGGAAGAGAACCAGTCTAAAACTAATATAAAGCAGTTAGAGGAAGCTTCTTAGAGGATAAGGAAAACAGTTTTAGACTATAGAAGGAATGGATTAAGGaactaattaataataatattagggcctgcatgataacacttctgattctctatttctttgttttttggctCCTGGCAACAAAAAAATTAGTAGAAATCTGTTTGTCAAAACAGGTTCACTTTTTTGTTCCTAGGAATGAACCGGGACCAAAAAGTTATTCCTAGGAATCAAAAAGTAGttaagaaatacaaaaaaagaagctccaatttggaacTTCTCTATTCCAGaaataaaacagagaaataaCGAGGTGGGGGTATTCGACCTATCTCCACGACTCTCATCTCTACGAGACACTTCTGCTGCCACCGCCACtgcctccacctccaccaccaccaccatctccatcacCGCCACTGCACCTTCACCatttccaccattgccaccaccaccaccattgccaccgcACTGTCACCTCCGCCACCATACCTGCACCATTGCCACCACTGCCACCTCCacccaccaccacgaccactactatcgccaccaccactaccatctccaccaccaccattgcaccaccacctccaccgcaCCCCCACAATTTCCACCACCTCCTCTACCATTGTCGCCGCCACTATCGCCACTACCACCACATCACCACCTAGGCACCtacattgccaccaccaccgctaccgcctccaccaccaccaccaccactaccaccatctccattacctccaccgccaccaccaccaccaccattgccatcaCCACTACCTCAATTAAATTTTCAGGTATGCAAtaacatttttgaaaatttattgaaGTTCCAGAAACAGAAATTTCTACGCATAACAAACacgtttctgtttcttttctagccaagaaatagaatttactatGAGTTACCAAACACGTTTATTTGTCAAAAATTTGGCCTagtaataaaaatagaaaaaattactTTTGGAATAGAAACATGGCCCAGAAACAGAAATGTTATTAtgcaaaccctaatttctgattttttttatttttttattcttttagatatatatatatttttttccaagCTGCCTCTCTCCATATAGCCCATGACCCCATGTGTTGTTAGGAATTGTTGCTTTTAAATAacaaatcttttcttttctgtttttttttggtttgggtaaATAAAGAAACCTTTCCTTTACAAAACAAATGATGAAACCTATACAATACCTCTTGTGGTTTGCCCGTGTGTGAAGTAGCAACGGACATATTTTCCCTTTAAAGTATGTTAGCTCTTTAGCTTCATATTACAGCCTACACCTTCTtactataaaataaataaaaaaaaaaaaaaaagaagaaaaaaaaaagcctacGCCTAATAAATATCCATCGATTGAGTTCTGTTACTTTTCCCAAAATCAAATAATGGGaggtagttttctgtctggaagtggtctacaccagcactccAAATCTCcaatgtgtttatctctctcctcctcaaaataagagggcagaggtgtctttttatATGGGAGGAGACTGGAGAGacatagactcatgggagtgctgccATTGGCCACACCCGTGGACAAAGttatttttcccttaaataatataacatatcaaattttttattttatgagtaGGGATTTGCTACCAGGTACAGGGGCCAATGGGATTGTACGCACAAGCACGGGGCATCCAACAAGAaggggcggggtggtcatttcattgtCCCATGTGAGATGACGCAAGGGGATGCTATTGGGCAGCATTCTTGTGCAGGGGGCGTAggttgcacccagacacatgggggtggacgaAATGACCATCCCGCCCCCTGAATGGTGGAAATACCACCCTATGTATTTGGTCGTAGCCTGCACTGTGACACAGAGAACATCgacccaattttttttattatcatttctagggtttcattcGATTCTGATTTAAACTGATTTGATTTAAATATAAGTCGATGGAagctgatctctctctctctctctctctccttcctgaGCAAGGTGCAGAAACAAATATCTATAATGATGCAAGAAACAAATAGAAATCACAAACAATCACATAATGTTAGCATTTTCGAGGTTCGAGAAGATTCCCTACATCCACGTGAGATGAGATTTGCTTCATTATCAATAGTTACAGCTGCTCATCTTGACACCATTCTCAGATTATagagaccaaaaaaaatatcactGCAATTCATAGAAACATTATATATGTACATTttacccaaatactttgggCCCTAAAACCTCTTAACAATCCTTCAAAATTAGTCCACACATACAAGCAATGGATTACAAGACATTGTagaagaggaaatgaaggaaTTCATGGAAGAAGGTAACAAGGCAGAATAGTGCATtaaggaaacaaagaaaagtatTTGAACAATGACTCAAGAGATTGAATCGACACCCCGATTCCAATCTAATTTGGTAAGAATTGATAGAAATTGGTTAAGACAGACAGAAATccaacaaaaaagggaaaataaaagcCCTAAAAATCCCTGATCCGAGTCAATCAGAATAAGAATCGAAATCTCAACTAACTTGGATCGGTATTGACCGATTCTACCGATCTGTTCCGAtcctgattcctcaaaccaggGTGTGAACCGAGCTGTCCGAAAACATATAACAGCGGCCAAAACCCAACAAACTTTACAGCAAAAAGCAACTTTCACACCCCCAACGCGGTCATCAAAGCAACCTGTACACAGGTTGTAAACACTttatagaagaaagagaatccaaCAAACAAATAACCCATCACatcaaaataaataagtaaagggGAGCAGTTCTCCAATTTGGATCGTCTAAGGCGCAGCTGCCCATCCTGCTGCCCATCCTGCTTGTGCTGTGCATTACAGGGTCACGCGTAAAATCTGCCTTATCTTTGtctgagtgggggtaagacgaTCTTTAAGTGCAGTCCTATATTTgtgcagcacaggcaggacgggCAACTGCGCCGTAGACAATCTGCATCTAGTTCTCTATGTGGGGAGTGTAGAGGCCACATGCACGAGGCAACCAATGAAAGTGTGTGCACTGGCCTAGTGGCCTTCAGGAGGTAGGATTTCCGCTTTTCATAGGGGTGGGGCGGACATTTCACCCCCCACTGTATTTGGACGTGGCCTACGCCCTTGACGAAGAACATTTTCCtataagtaaaataaaaaaataaccctCACAAATTATTGATTATTTGCATCATCTTCCTTGGAAATAGATGGTACATGTAAAGGTGGGTACATTTTGTTGTCACAAAAATGGTGAAATTAGAAGGTAGTAACTTTCTTTTATTGTCGGTTGTCTTATTCTctaaaattatttaatatagaGGTAAAAATAGAGTTTTTGAAATAATTTGAAGGTTATTTGTCGTTATGTTACTATAAAAGATGCACATTTTTCGAAAGTGGTATCATATGGTTttgcaataaataaaaaaaaggaaaaagaaaaaaaatattcttgtaatcaaaactcaaaattaatgaaaaaaaaataactttatttatttatttttgggtagagaAATAACTTTATTTTTGCCCTCTTAGGAAAGCATTCCACACGACGCTAGTATGGGGAGAATTCTGTAGACTACACTAATCGTTGTCTTGAAAAGGTATCATTCCTATGGGGTTCACATAttcaaaatagaaaagagaaaataataaaaactcaTGTAAAAGAAAAATTGCTCTATGAGTTCGTAGGGAATTTTTCATTGTATATAGCACATTTTTCTCCtttaaattaatataaaaaatttatcatttcacatttgaatttgaaaattgtGCAACATAATGACGCTTCTTGAAAATAACATAATGGTAGAACACTTTcgaattattttgaaaatctttatATACCTTTaacttaaatttatttattttttgaaataatactagagacaatcaaaagaaggttacaacttcttattTTATATAACAAGATGCATccaaaacaaaaaccctaagacTACGGTAATAGGTATTGTTACCAATGGCTGTATTGAGGGATCCAAATTCCAACATGAATTGCTAGTTCTCACTTCGTCAATGGCTATATCGATCATCATTGATATatcttttttgatgaaagtgtaatcacacaaaccacacaccaatcccaaaagattaatcgacttttaggaccgtggaatggtaGATATACATAATACACAccatacatacacacacacacacaatgtaGGACTAAACCCACGCACCCAACGCAGCTTAAGATTGTATCGATCATCATTGATATTAGTATCGATGCGATACAGATCTATACCTTTGATCCATGCCTAAGAAAGGTCTCAAAAGGcaagagaaaggaggaagacaCATTCCTAGGGTTTTTCTTCacataccaaaccctaaccctaataacCACAACCCCATAAAGGAtcattcccaaaccctaactAAAATATGTGGGGTCAAAAATAAGATGGGACCCATCTCTCATTCCTTGTACAACTTGCATAGTAGTATCCCATGAAATGGACCATTGAATCATAGAATATAAAGGAATCAATGGTCATATGTCATAAAGTTTGATTTATATAACCATTTGTACATATGTACTGCTTGTTTTTTTCCTTGTGGACATAAATCACTAAAAGAGATTATGAAGAGTGTGACCTGAGAACTCAAAGAAGTGTTTTTTTGTGTTCAAGATAATTAAAAATCACCTTAAAAGGGATTTAAGGGTTTCCCACACTTGTACTTCTTAATGATTGCCTTCACACGCTCCTAATCCAACCTAATATGTATATAAACCCAAAGCCAAAGCAAAAGCAAAAGCAAAAGCTAAACCAGAGGCAAAGGCGCCTGAAAAAGCTcatttctctcccttctcttctcttctcttctgtcTCTCCACCCACCAAAAGCTGATAATCCAAAGAAGAACTCACGGATTATGGAAGAAAATGGAGACCCAACAACACCCTTTTGGCTTCAGAACAGTAACACTCTATATCGTCATCGTCATCGCCGTTCATCTTCTTTGCTTCTCAATCCTACTCTGTTAATCGTTTTGCTTCCTACTGTGGCTCTCTTacttttgtttcttgttctACCTTCCATTCTTTCGTTTGCTTCTCAGACTTTCAGAAGCAATTCTGTGAAGCGGAATTGGGATTCACTCAATTTATTGCTTGTTCTCTTTGCTGTTGCTTGTGGGTTTCTTAATAGAAGAAACGATGATAGCTCCTCTTCCTACAGCATGGATGATGTTAATGGCGTCTCTGCTCACATTTCAGAAGGTGTTATAGAGAACCCACTTCAATCAACAACCCCGAGACGTCAATGGTTCGATTATTCTTCGGATCTGAGGATCTACGATTCTGTTGGAGCTGCTACTTCTGATTCTTCGATTTCGACGaatgtgggtcgtttgaggaGGAGCAGCAGCTCGTACCCGGATCTCAGGCAAGAGTTCTCATGGGTTTCCGGCGAAGATGATAGATGGCGCTTCTTTGACGACAATGACATTGATTTGAATAGTTATCGGTCGGCGTCGGAATACGTTCGCCGTCGACGAGCACGCCGACCTGAGAGTGAGCATTTGGAGATCAAGACCATACCAGTTGATACTTTTGTGCTTCGTCCTACGGGGGCTTCTTCTTCAgcatcgccaccaccaccaccaaccccaCCACCTCCTCCATCGCTATCTCCTATTCCAGTACAGCCACCAGCGCCGCCACGTCCGCCTCCACCACCGGCGATCAAACACAAAACAAGCCGAACATTCCATACAGTAGAGCGTAAGGAAAATGCGGAAATCCCCGAAGAAGTTGTGTCGGAAATCATAAGAAGCCGACCCTTGCAGCCTTCATCgccaccaccgccgccgcctCTTCCACCACCAAGACCCTCGTCGCATCATCATCGGTCGGAGCAGAAGAGCGGACGAAGTGATAAGAAGAGAAGGAGCGGAGCTAAGGATATAGCCATCACTCTGGCTTCACTTTATCAacacaggaagaagaagaagaagcagcagaatTACAAGGAGAATCAGGCTATCCCCAACCAGTCTCATCTTTTGCATTCAGGAGGAGTAGGAGTTCCcccaccaccgccgccaccaccaccacctcctgcTACCgtatttcataattttttctCTAACAAGAAAACTAGCAAGAGCAAGAGAATCCACTCAATTTCACTTTCACAGCTGAACCCATCgcctcctccaccacctccgCCACCACCAAGACCTGGGTCATCATCACGCCCAACCAAACGGAAGTCCCAGAGTGAGATACCATCAGCGCCACCAGAACCATCATCCGATCAACCCCGGAAAAGCCAGACGATCTCTGCCGGCTGCGGGAAACCTCCTTTACCGGTTAAAACGAACAACATGTTATACGACGATGAAGAGAACTTGAACAGTGGAGGACAGTCTCCATTGATTCCAACACCTCCACCGTATCCCCCATTCCAAATGCCGGAACTGAACTTCTTAGTTCGTGGGGATTTCGTTAGGATACGAAGCAACCAGAATTCACGTAGCAGCTCTCCAGTTGATTCACCGACGGTGAAGGAATCTGAATCTGAATGTGAACCATCTCTGTCGGTGTCAACTACATCAACCACCATGACAGCTGCTGCTACGGAGATGATTGACGGTGGAGAAGGCAGGGGAGCGGTATTCTGTCCCAGCCAAGATGTCAACACGAAGGCTGATACCTTCATTGCCAGATTTCGAGCAGGGCTGAAGCTTGAGAAGATGAATTCcatcaaagaaaaacaaattgcCCAGAGGCCAatgtgaaaaattaaaaaagaatttctttttatttttaaaaaaaattgtttgtggattgattttttttccttcttccagGCAGATATACCTTAAATTTGTTTGTTTATAAGCATAGATATTTAATTAGATGCACAGAAATGTTAAATGAGTTGGACTctgattaattattttttaaactcaaTTTCAGAGTCCATGGTATAGGTTTACTTGGTTGATAAGCTTATGTGTGTTCCTTGTGTATGAAGACATACGATAGAATTTGAAACATGACATTGTCAGTGATTTGGTGGGAGCTTATTAAGAAATATGACCAGattttgtaatttaattttcatattGACTTGTATTTTggaattattttttgggtgaataattttattttggaatgaAACCAAGGTAGATTGGATCTTTAAGAGGTAGATTACCCACTTGTAATTGTAGGGTTTGGTGGCTTTTATCAAGACTTGGTTGAAGATTCGGTTTAATGATTTAGATGGGCTAATGGTAGATAATTTGTTAATGTTggactagggctgcaacagggtcaggttggatcggaccttttaaaaccccaattcAACCCTGAGTCTCGTTAACTGGGCTTAGCCTGACCCGgtcctgactcagggccaaaaaaatccaatcttgaCCCGTCCCTAATTGGCTCTAACcatggggggaagggagatgcatgggctggctttgttgagaagaagaagaataagaagaaagggTTGGGTTAGGCTGGGCCGGGCTCAACCTGAGGTCTCAACCCTAATCCGGACTGGCCTTGACCTAGGGGTAGAAATTTCCATCAACCTTGTCTTGCCCTCAAGGTCAGGGTATATCAATCCAGGTCCTGTTttgggctcagggtgggctTGGGCCGTTAGGGTTAAACTTGCACCTCTACGTTGGATCATTTGGGTATAAGTCCATATGTGCAAGTGTCATATGAGTGGGGTCACTTGGGGATGCGTGTAGTGGATTTTCTCTatcattagaagaagaaaaagagagagtaaGATGCATGCAAGGTTGAGCCTTCCATGAGAGTGGAAAAAGTGGAGAAATCAACAAGGAGGATAGAGAGTTAATGAGTTTTTTCTACGGAGAGAAAACAACAAGATAGAGAAGAAGCCATAAATGGGGGTTCTTTCACCCTTCCCTCATGGTACTACTTTGCTATTGGTCACCCACGAGTATTTTTGCAAGGTGGTCTTTGCTGATTCACACGGGATTCCACATGCCCCATGCCACTTGGGTCAGAGCATAAGCTAGTGATGCTTTCAACTATTGGACTCTTAAAAGGTTAAAGGGTGTCTATCAAAGAGAGTAGTATTGATCCAAGTAAGAAGCCATGATATGAGGATGCAAGTGAGAGTCTAAGAGTTACAATGTGGGTGTAACATGTGTACAAAGACTAATTGAGAAGCCAAAGTGAAGATGTTGAGTCAATGAGAGAAGGGTGTACATGGGGGTTTGTGTTTGGTATCAAATCGCAAGGATTGTACTATTTTTCCGTAGATGGAGACAGttttgccgaaccacgtaaatctcttgcctcttctttgtgtatgtgcttgttttctttttgtattttattgattttacaCATACCGTTTTCATGCGTTGCTCACATTACaaagagaaaattgaaaatatctTTTTCCAACTCCAACAGTAATTTCATCGTGaactttgaaagaaaaaaaatgttaattcACTTTAAGGTTAGGCTGAAATTTTATTTAATGGAGTGCATGGACTACAATTCCGGTACTTTATCGGTCTCAGCCGATACCAATAAAGATACATATCAATCAATATTCTGATTTTTAGGACCATTTtatccttccctttttttttcttccaaaaacaCCAATACCGTATCAATTGGGTATCAATATCGATCACAATTGACATCGATACAAATCCATAACGATACCTTAAAACATGGTGAGGTAGGTGGGTGTGAAATCTCCTGTCCAACGGACATATGGCAATTGTAGAGCTTTCATAATTACTAGGCATAAGACAGAGAATCTGGATTAGCTACCACGTGgagacgggtggggacagatctgactcCTCCATGGGtagtgggtcccacaccccaaAGGCCGGTCCCCATCTGTCCCCATGTAGGAGTAAGAGACCCATCTAttctctttcctcaaaacccTCTATTCTACTATTTGTAAAGGAAACCCTCTTACAAGTAGGGCATCGGAGGGAACctggacctttatcccctgagttTCGTTGACCGGTACAGTTGTGTGATTCCTCTCATAtggggggcaaaatgatcattccaccccttgatcaaacacactgcccgaatGGGGTCTACcaccttttattagaggcactaaaGAACTGTACCGAGCAGGGGAAccacaggtgataaaaattcagggaaccctctccctttataTAGAAGAAAAGATTATTTGACTTTTAGAGTTGGAGCTTCATCTTTCAAGCAACTGAGGAAGAAACTCCAcgttacaagaaaaaaaagaaaagaaactccCAGCAATAAAAGTTTTGGTGATTAAAGTTTCATTTTCATATTCCTGTTGTCCCTCTTAGTCTCTCTCCCTTTCTACAAGTCATGTTTTCCAACTTAAGAGAGACTTGACTCAAGAGCATGTACTCCAAAAGATCATTTTACCCTCCTTTTGATTTTCCATTGGAATTAGAGGGCATTTATTCTCTAAAGCTTGAATGAAGTAGTTCTAATAGGAGATTCTTTTGCCATGTGGACAGCTGATATGACTAATCCTATGGTTAGATCAGCCTTGACCGATACCGATAAGACTAAAACTTGACAGGTAAGCACGGTTTAAGGCATTGATATCGGATCGGCCATGGTCCGATATCGATACCTGACCAATATGGATCGACCAATTTGATCCGAGtatgattttaaaaattttttttttttatgaaaaatgatattttgatttgaaattggACCTATATGTGATTATGTGAGGTCGTACCCATGGATCTATCTGTCCAAATAATTTAAGTTCTATTTAATCTGCCATGTGACGGTGGTATTTAATGTGGAAATGTAGAAAGGTTCCTACCACAAGTTTGTAAGAACAAAGCTCCCTACGTTACAGTGGTCATTGTAAGAATAAAGTGTTGCTATCAGATTTGCTTCAACAATACTACTCTTCCCATGCCATCACATTTGTTTCTACTTTGTGGGTGCAAGAGTTGTTAAAACTTTACTCAAACATTGCTTGGGATGATGGGGCCATGACTGGAAGtgaggctctctctctctctctttcagttTTAATTTAGTATGGGACATGACAAATCAAT
The sequence above is a segment of the Telopea speciosissima isolate NSW1024214 ecotype Mountain lineage chromosome 7, Tspe_v1, whole genome shotgun sequence genome. Coding sequences within it:
- the LOC122666956 gene encoding serine/arginine repetitive matrix protein 1-like is translated as MEENGDPTTPFWLQNSNTLYRHRHRRSSSLLLNPTLLIVLLPTVALLLLFLVLPSILSFASQTFRSNSVKRNWDSLNLLLVLFAVACGFLNRRNDDSSSSYSMDDVNGVSAHISEGVIENPLQSTTPRRQWFDYSSDLRIYDSVGAATSDSSISTNVGRLRRSSSSYPDLRQEFSWVSGEDDRWRFFDDNDIDLNSYRSASEYVRRRRARRPESEHLEIKTIPVDTFVLRPTGASSSASPPPPPTPPPPPSLSPIPVQPPAPPRPPPPPAIKHKTSRTFHTVERKENAEIPEEVVSEIIRSRPLQPSSPPPPPPLPPPRPSSHHHRSEQKSGRSDKKRRSGAKDIAITLASLYQHRKKKKKQQNYKENQAIPNQSHLLHSGGVGVPPPPPPPPPPPATVFHNFFSNKKTSKSKRIHSISLSQLNPSPPPPPPPPPRPGSSSRPTKRKSQSEIPSAPPEPSSDQPRKSQTISAGCGKPPLPVKTNNMLYDDEENLNSGGQSPLIPTPPPYPPFQMPELNFLVRGDFVRIRSNQNSRSSSPVDSPTVKESESECEPSLSVSTTSTTMTAAATEMIDGGEGRGAVFCPSQDVNTKADTFIARFRAGLKLEKMNSIKEKQIAQRPM